The Megachile rotundata isolate GNS110a chromosome 11, iyMegRotu1, whole genome shotgun sequence genome includes a region encoding these proteins:
- the LOC100879988 gene encoding uncharacterized protein LOC100879988 isoform X4 yields the protein MAQMTEDDYLMMKPPSTHKVPRTSNKSNYTLRCNSRVSNEYTDSVNSLQNSSDNLQNKKTVVFMKWKVMLTERGQLAVKGILQCKKYFQTKPIVKRLTGTSVECACKDVYHLQGNIVDDDEELPEYVRGKFYNGFPEDWRNVHQLWKTYIQQGCRLSFRWPTAIADSDDDLKSEVTDVTYLHSENFKHDLSDSRSLKKSFDSECSINCSQNDNNKTFTLHNCERRNSYAQTSISISENSLYNTNIQIPSKKYNMCNAECDKTLEDLSFDYTDTKNKVALKGKLNTLLNNLLDKNCPKKCISEIIKIVECLNNVVSIESNESTAEDLKQENQKNKQDIETSSDSEKLESVSMVNNTGSMQSNSMLYHKCTAEDKIVNNEIANSYELLPRKRTFTKMNEDNSNDSFESENEIYAGTPKIPVRQFFKKRGTLTKSYKRRSKKVAHKKYDVASKHASDTSSSDSSIDKSRSKQNDDIHLKDCSAKHETHFSGTKRDDINPNITKSVDFDMSKEEQWNRLSNLNNDKSIHKVQKCFIGENSTPIHRSASNVFNCLDGMKTRKSEYMLTENHNNIEKQMNFDAEQTSEETKEEANSDKEHTNENYTYRESPKKFTYNNTSKIAKPTITSSIPVYIKVKDSGSKLLSEPQKPRTNVVDNEKSTKESNKENKKTRKRSPIKLRGVKTDNSTLLSDSKKNIEKHIEVQLDDVDSTTLKMSQANLEIFKDSQQNISNHKPKKLTAWAPKVLCKSELSLIFEGSLLNDAGHLVSKKFQTDNVLRRVSAKVIETEDHELYELVGDLNDKKHAVPKELVNDCRNGCPARIDQFCRKWKILQENANSTQDITTIGDLNVGVSSKGRRIIRPLSYWTGERITFKDDNPIYSPGISEATTNKMTDNEKIESSEFRKSDRIKKQRKSKPKLESDSSLNREYMHSHKKEHRVKRNKPKPLSSRSENLREPYVMSIEPKLIKNSTKTNENTNSSEQMSMNRQFSNGEDCIVATYYLKTSLNDEVLSEDQESHV from the exons ATGGCACAAATGACTGAG GATGATTATCTCATGATGAAGCCACCTAGCACTCACAAAGTTCCCAGAACCTctaataaatcaaattatacACTAAGATGTAATTCAAGAGTTTCCAATGAATACACTGATAGTGTTAATTCTTTACAAAATAGTTctgataatttacaaaataagaaAACTGTAGTTTTCATGAAGTGGAAAGTTATGTTAACTGAACGAGGTCAATTAGCTGTTAAAGGAATATTACAATG TAAAAAGTATTTTCAAACCAAACCTATTGTAAAAAGATTAACAGGTACAAGCGTGGAATGTGCTTGTAAGGATGTGTATCATTTGCAAGGAAATATTGTTGATGATGATGAAG aaTTACCAGAATATGTGAGGGGTAAATTTTATAATGGGTTTCCTGAGGACTGGAGAAATGTTCATCAACTGTGGAAAACATATATACAACAAGGATGTAGATTATCTTTTCGTTGGCCTACTGCTATTGCAGACAGTGATGATGATTTGAAAAGTGAAGTAACAGATGTTACGTATTTACATTCAGAAAATTTTAAGCATGACTTATCAGACTCAAGATCTTTAAAAAAATCATTTGATTCTGAATGTTCAATCAACTGTTCACAAAATGACAATAATAAAACTTTTACTTTGCATAATTGTGAAAGAAGAAATTCGTATGCACaaacatcaatatcaatatctgaAAATTCATTGTATAATACCAACATTCAGATTCCATCGAAAAAGTATAATATGTGTAATGCAGAGTGTGATAAAACACTGGAAGATCTAAGTTTTGATTATACTGACACTAAAAATAAAGTTGCATTGAAGGGAAAATTAAACACCCTTCTAAACAACTTATTGGATAAAAACTGTCCCAAAAAATGcatttctgaaattattaagATAGTTGAATGTCTAAATAATGTTGTGTCAATTGAAAGTAATGAATCCACTGCAGAAGATTTAAAACAAGAGAATCAGAAAAATAAACAGGATATAGAAACAAGTTCTGATTCCGAAAAATTAGAATCAGTTTCTATGGTAAATAATACAGGAAGCATGCAGAGTAATTCAATGCTTTATCATAAATGTACTGCAGaagataaaattgtaaacaaTGAAATTGCCAATAGTTATGAACTATTACCAAGAAAACGAACGTTCACAAAAATGAATGAAGATAATAGCAACGATAGCTTTGAAagtgaaaatgaaatttatgcAGGAACTCCTAAAATACCAGTGAGACAATTCTTTAAAAAAAGAGGAACATTAACAAAATCTTATAAACGTAGGTCAAAAAAAGTGGCACATAAAAAATATGATGTTGCGAGTAAACATGCTTCAGATACATCTTCATCTGACAGTTCTATTGACAAATCGAGATCAAAACAAAACGATGACATACATTTGAAGGATTGTAGTGCAAAGCATGAAACACATTTTTCCGGCACAAAACGAGACGATATTAATCCAAATATTACCAAATCCGTTGATTTCGATATGTCGAAAGAAGAACAATGGAACCGATTAAGTAATCTTAATAACGATAAAAGTATACATAAAGTACAGAAGTGTTTCATAGGAGAAAATTCAACACCCATTCATAGATCTGCTAGCAATGTTTTTAATTGTCTTGATGgaatgaaaactagaaaatctgAATACATGTTAACTGAGAATCATAACAATATCGAAAAACAAATGAATTTTGATGCGGAACAAACAAGTGAAGAAACAAAAGAAGAAGCAAATTCTGATAAGGAACATACTAATGAGAATTATACATATCGTGAATCACCTAAAAAATTCACGTACAATAATACtagtaaaattgcaaaacctACCATAACCAGCTCAATACCTGTTTATATAAAAGTTAAAGATTCAGGATCAAAGCTTCTGTCAGAACCGCAAAAACCAAGAACAAATGTAGTTGATAATGAAAAGAGTACTAAAGAATCAAACAAGGAAAATAAAAAGACACGTAAAAGGTCTCCTATAAAATTGCGTGGTGTAAAAACTGATAATTCAACTTTGTTAAGTGATAgtaagaaaaatattgaaaaacatATTGAAGTTCAGTTAGATGATGTAGATTCTACCACTTTAAAAATGTCACAAgctaatttggaaatctttaaAGATAGTCAACAAAATATAAGCAACCATAAACCAAAAAAGTTAACTGCTTGGGCACCGAAAGTCTTGTGCAAGTCAGAATTGTCTTTAATCTTCGAAGGGTCATTATTAAA CGATGCTGGTCACTTAGTAagcaaaaaattccaaactgaTAACGTACTTCGCAGAGTATCAGCAAAAGTAATTGAGACAGAGGATCATGAATTGTATGAGTTAGTTGGTGATTTAAATGATAAAAAACATG CTGTACCTAAAGAATTGGTAAATGATTGTCGTAATGGTTGTCCTGCAAGAATAGATCAGTTTTGTAGGAAATGGAAAATATTGCAAGAAA ATGCAAATTCGACACAGGACATTACTACTATTGGAGATTTAAATGTTGGTGTAAGTTCAAAAGGCAGGAGAATTATACGCCCATTAAGTTATTGGACAG GAGAACGTATTACTTTTAAAGATGACAATCCAATATATAGCCCTGGTATTTCAGAAGCCACGACTAATAAGATGACAGATAATGAAAAAATCGAAAGCAGCGAATTTCGAAAATCTGACAGAAtaaagaaacagagaaaaagTAAACCAAAGCTAGAATCAGATTCCTCTCTCAACAGAGAATATATGCACTCCCATAAG AAGGAACACAGAGTTAAGAGAAATAAGCCGAAACCACTTAGCTCGAGGTCAGAGAATCTA CGTGAACCTTATGTGATGAGTATTGaaccaaaattaattaaaaactcgaCGAAAACGAATGAGAATACCAACAGCTCAGAACAAAT GTCGATGAACCGCCAATTTTCAAACGGAGAGGATTGTATCGTAGCAACATATTATTTGAAGACTTCACTAAATGACGAGGTATTATCTGAGGACCAGGAATCTCATGTATAA